From the genome of Pseudonocardia sp. EC080619-01:
GTCCAGCGGCAGCTCCACCAGCACGGTCCAGGCCCCGGGGCCGTCCGGGCCGACACGCAGCGTCCCGCCCAGCACCCCGACCCGCTCCGCCATCCCGGCCAGCCCGAAACCGCCGCGTCCGAGCGCCTGCTGCGTGCGGTCGGGGGCGCCGCCGTCGTTGCGGACGGTCACCTCCAGCGACCCGTTCCGTCTCAGCAGCGCGACCCGGACCGACGTCGCGTCCGGCGCGTGCCGGTGCACGTTGGTCAGCGACTCCTGCACCACCCGGTACGCGGTCGCGCCGACGCCCGGGGGCAGCGCGCCGAGCGCGGCGTCGCGTTCCAGCACGGTGCGCGTGCGGTCCGGGTCGAACCGGTCGACGAGCTCGTCCACGTCGGACGGGCCGTGGGCGACGGTGCGGCCGGCCTCCTCGCCGCCGCGCAGCACTCCGACCATGCGGCGCATCCCGGCCAGTGCCTCGGCGCCGGCCCGCTCGATCGACTCCAGCGCCGGGCCGGCCTCCTCGGGCCGGATCCTGGCGACCGTGACGGCGGCCTGCGCGGCCACCACGATGCCGGTGACGTGGTGCGCGACGACGTCGTGCAGCTCGCGGGCCAGTTCCAGCCGTTCCCCGGTGCGGGCCTCGGCGAGCCGGGC
Proteins encoded in this window:
- a CDS encoding sensor histidine kinase; translation: MSGPTAVIPRDGAPAARPGARSRTLLFTCEAFAYLFWLGIDVLASPGVSDPGIFAYSGPVAGALVAAVALSRYRWSRSAATVIAMVLSAVLSLAAVVTGGPPEVSLAELFALAVVTVSTVRVAAGGVAVLTAAGAFLVIVGMPALRFATDGVDWNMSVAVTGLGWASTVAVAAVLREVRVRREARLAEARTGERLELARELHDVVAHHVTGIVVAAQAAVTVARIRPEEAGPALESIERAGAEALAGMRRMVGVLRGGEEAGRTVAHGPSDVDELVDRFDPDRTRTVLERDAALGALPPGVGATAYRVVQESLTNVHRHAPDATSVRVALLRRNGSLEVTVRNDGGAPDRTQQALGRGGFGLAGMAERVGVLGGTLRVGPDGPGAWTVLVELPLDGAR